The nucleotide sequence GCGCTCGGCCGGATGTCCGCGCTCACCGAGCTCTCGCTCGTGCCCGGCCGCGTCCAGGGCGAGCTCCCGGCCTCCCTCGCCTCCTGCTCCAACCTCCGCTTCTTGGCCGTCAGCAAGAACCTCCTCTCCGGCGGGATACCGGACGGCATTGGCGCGCTGTCCAACCTCCGGACGCTCGACGTCAGCTTCAACCAGATCTCCGGCGCCATCCCACCGTCCATTGCGTCGCTGCCGTCGATCACCAACCTCATCCTCTGCCACAACCAGCTCACCGGTGGCATCCCGTCGTTCCCGGACTCCTCGCCGCTCCTCCGGATGGACCTCAAGCACAATGCCCTCTCCGGCGGCGTGCCCGGCCTGCCGGGCTCGCTGCAGTACCTCTCGCTCGCGGCGAACCGTCTCACCGGGAACGTCGACTTTGTGCTGCCCCGGCTGACTCGGCTCAACTACCTCGACCTCAGCATGAACCAGCTCCAGGGGCCTATCCCGGCGTCCGTCTTCACATTGCCGCTCTCCGTGCTCCAGCTTCAGCGCAACTTCTTCTCCGGCCTCCTCCAGCCGACGAGCGACGTGACAATCCCGGTGGTGGACCTGAGCTACAACCGGTTCTGGGGGCCTCTGTCGCCGCTCCTGGCGGGCATTGGGCAGCTGTACCTGAACAACAACCGGTTCACCGGCGATGTGCCGTCGCGGCTGGTGCAGGAGCTGGTGGGCACCGGTGGGCTGCAGCTGCTGTACCTGCAGCACAACTTCCTCACCGGCATCGAGATATCGCCGTCGTCGTCGCTCCCCTCCGGCGTCTCGCTCTGCCTGATGTACAACTGCATGGTGCCGCCGGTGTACGCGCCGTGCCCGATCAAGGCCGGCACGCAGAACACCCGGCCAGCCGACCAGTGCCCCGAATGGAGGGGCTAAGATGGCTGGCTGCTCCCAGAAGCCACGACAACACGATTGCCAGATCGCCTCTGATCGGggaggaggagcaaggaagaaTGAAGGAGATTGCAAATGGTGGTCTCTGATTCTTTGATTAAATTTGTCCAGTTTACTAGCGTTTTACTGTGGATCATTATTCTTTTTGTTGGGGGAGGGGATAGCAATGTCACAGACAGAAGAAGTTGGTGCTTTAATAATTCATGGTTTATAGGTGTAATTTTTTGTCTAGCTGGTGTAAGTGTATGTGCTTGTGTCTCTGTTGTATAGACAGTGAGTGAGTAAGTGGTGAACATTGGGCCTTGATGTTGCCCTGACGGTGAGATGATGGTGTTAGGATCAGTGGTGTTTTTTATGATGATCATCAAATATGGCAATGTGGCAAGCATTCGCTGTCGAAATTTGTACGATGTTGTACGAGATTGAATGAAAACGACGAACAGTGGTTACAAGCTTACAGTTCTTTTGGTTAGCGTGGTCTATAATCATGTGTTGTGTTGATTGCATTTCGTGATCTTATGTGTGAGAGATCATGGGATCAACCTTTTGTTCACGTTGTACTTTGCTTCTACGCGATAGCCCTCTGAGCAATCATAATGCATGCATCTGCAGATCTCAAGCCTGACTATGAAACCTGATTTTCTGATTACTTGTTGTCAATTGCAAGTAGTACTTGCTTGGCTTGCAGATTTGCGCCGCTGTGTGCTTATTAAACAACTTATGGCAGAGTTATTATGACAAAAGGAAAGTGGTCTTCTTGAAGTGAATTCTGCATCATTTCCATTGATTTTCTTTTTGACCCCGCGTTCCCAGTGAATTCACTTTGCTCTGTTCGGCTCTTCCCCTATTTGTTCTTGTCCTGATCAACCGGTCAAGCTGTTTTGTGTCACTATGGAGATACTGTCACTAACCGTCAAACATGGTGGAAGTCGTATTCAGAAGACGAAGGCGTAAAGTGTTGGCGGGAGGTTTGAATAGATTGGCCAGCCATGTGTGGGCCTAGGTGAGTGTAGCGGGCCGTGGGCCGATTGTAACGAGGGCAGCGTATATAAGCTGGCCGTGTGAAACCGTGTAGGGTATCGTTGAAATGAAATTTGAATTCACTTCTCTCTCtcttcgcctctctctctctaagttGCGTCCGCATCTATCTCTCCTGCTGATCCCCTTCCTCTGCCCGATCTCGCCGGCGGCGAACCCCAAATCCGTCGGCCTCCTTCGGCCAAAGGCAAGGGTGTGACAATCTGGTATCAGAGCGACCGGTCCGTGGCTCGGTTCCGCTAATCTCGAGAGCGTACCCAGCAAATTCCGAGGCGACGGTCTCCGATCATCCTAGGTTTCGATCAGTGTAATCCCTGACCTGAGGTGGGTTGCTTCAGAGAGGAACGACACGACGACGTTCAAGGCGAGCGCCCAGACGAAGCACATCACACGCGGAATGGAGCTGTTTCAGGAGCGCATGTTGAAGGAATTTGCGGAGCTGCGAACGAAGCAGAGCAGATTGGCCAAGGTGGCAGAGATTTGCGACCGATTGGAGGCGCTGGATGCGAAATTGGAGTAGTCGCAGCGCCTCGATCAAGTGCAAGTCAAGGTAAATCTCTCCTGCGACACActgggcaaggtgcagcaagagcaaGCGCAGTCGGCGAAACAGAGCACCGTTGCCGCAGCAGGCAGGGGAGGCGCAGcgctccacgccatcaaatacctgcccctcaagttgaaaggcaactcggcactggttgaaaagcctccccgaaaactcgattggaagttgggaggaacttgaggatgctttcagggcaaattttcaagggacctatgtccgacctccgtatgcagacgatttaagtcacataattcaacaacccggagagtcagcccataagctttggaacagatttctcacaaagaagaatcaaatcgtcgattgccttgatgccgaagccctagcagctttcaagcatagtgtccgcgatgaatggctcgccagacacctcggccaggaaaagccaaggacaatggcaaccctaacaagccttatgacccgcttttacgcgggcgaggacagttggttggcccgcagcggcaccagtgacccaggcacatccgaaatcagggacggcaatgggaagccgccacacaataaaaacaagcatcgaagcaatgaagacagcccagaaaacacggtggtcaacgccagatttaggggctcttgacccggtcaacagaaaaagccatttaaaggcagtagagatggaccatcgagcctaaacaagattctagacagattatgtcagattcatggcacccccgaaaaacctgcaaaccacaccaacagagaatgttgggtcttcaagcagactGGCAaactaaacaccgaacacaaggggaggtgatacgtctcgtcgtctctataatttttgattgttccatgccaatattcttcaactttcatacacttttggcaacttcttatattatttttgggactaacatattgatccagttcccagtgccagttcctgtctgttgcatgttttatgttttgcagaaaaccaatatcaaacggaatccaaacgggataaaaacggatggagaattactttggaatatttgggattttccggaggaagaatcaacgcgaaacggtgtccggggtggccatgagacagggggccgcgccccagggaggcagtcGCGCCCTGGGATCTTGTGGGccaccgtaaggtggttgacgcccttcttttgccgcaagaaagctaattttacgagaaaaatctgggcgaaagattcaccccaatcggagttatggatctccagatataaaggaaacggtgaaggggaagaaacagagaacgcagaaacaaagagatagatccaatctcagaggggctctcgcccctcccaagccacgggagacaaggaccagaggggaaacccttctcccatctagggaggaggtcaaggaagaagaagaagaagaagggggccctctcccccttgcttccggtggcgccggagcgctgccgggggccatcatcatcactgcgatcttcaccaacaccgccgtcatcttcaccaacatctccatcaccttcccccttctatattcagtggtccactctcccgcatcgctctgtaccctctacttgaacatggtgctttatgcttcatattattatccaatgatgtgttgccatcctatgatgtctgagtagattttcattgtcctatcggtgattgatgaattgctatgattggtctgagttgcatgttttattattggtgctgtcctatggtgccctccgtgtcgcgcaagcgtgagggatccccgttgtagggtttgcaatatgcttatgatttgcttatggtgggtggcgtgagtgaacagaagcacatacccgagtaagtaggttgtttgcgtatgggataaaggggacttgatactttaatgctatggttgggttttaccttaatgaatcttcagtagttgcggatgcttgctagagttccaatcaaaagtgcatatgatccaagtagagaaagtatgttagcttatgcctctccctcaaatagaattgcaatagtgattaccggtctagtaacatagttaattgcctagggacaattccacaactcctaccaccacttttccacactcgctatatttactttattacttctttatctaaacagcccctcctttttatttacatactctttattatcttgcaaacctaccctatcacacctacaaagtacttctagtttcatacttgttctaggtaaagcgaacgtcaagcgtgcgtagagttgtatcggtggttgatagaacttgagggaatatttattctacctttagctcctcgttgggttcgacactcttacttatcgaaaactgttgcgatcccctacacttgtgggttatcaagacctttttctggcgccgttgccggggagtcatagcgtggggtgaatattctcatgtgtgcttgtttgctttatcactaagtaatttttatttgttgttcttagttgttctctatctttagttatggatatggaacacaaaataccaaaaaaataggtgtacttgctactcatggagatggggaacctcctaaaaccctcgatgctcgttatgttcaagatattatgtactactttgataatcctgagaaaacccaactcaattatgttatgggagtaacgttggatcaacgcgaatactttagggattatcgcttgacacaaaaagggaaactattatgggatcaaattcaactgttgaagtggtatgctaggcaactatgcttgatgcatgattatacttgctattctaggatgaagtctccacaccttcccttttcatgcaaattcaatgataatgaaaccttagcttcttatgctaatggtatctttgattactatgatgtggaacaaatagaagaatttgttacttttatgggtgcttatgaggttgaatctatgtttaaagcgtttgatgattttgatgattcagtttatagaccagaaaatcttgctatacttagatattgctatgaaaattatgaatacaattactacattaatgcatttattgagaaagtctccgctgtccaagaagagattaatattttgcaggaagctatggaagaagaaattgatgaaactatgagctcattggatgaaaaagatgatgaggagagcgaagaacaaaaggaggaagagcggattagctacccgtgcccaccttctaatgagagtaaccctccaactcatacattatttaattccccttcgtgcttaccgaaggatgattgctatgatgatttctatgatcccttgaatttgtttgaaatatccctttttgatgatgcttgctatgcttgtggccaagatgccaatatgaattatgcttatggagatgaacttgctatagttccttatgttaaacacgaaattgttgctattgcacccacgcatgatagtcctattatccttttgaattctccctactacactttatcggagaagtttgtgcttattaaggattatattgttg is from Triticum aestivum cultivar Chinese Spring chromosome 1B, IWGSC CS RefSeq v2.1, whole genome shotgun sequence and encodes:
- the LOC123132317 gene encoding LRR receptor-like serine/threonine-protein kinase FLS2, which gives rise to MARLGAVVVVFFLAAALAAEGILDPVDFLALQAVRRSLDDMPGSAFFDAWDFTADPCGFPGVYCDGNRVSALALGDPRAGSPGLTGRLDPALGRMSALTELSLVPGRVQGELPASLASCSNLRFLAVSKNLLSGGIPDGIGALSNLRTLDVSFNQISGAIPPSIASLPSITNLILCHNQLTGGIPSFPDSSPLLRMDLKHNALSGGVPGLPGSLQYLSLAANRLTGNVDFVLPRLTRLNYLDLSMNQLQGPIPASVFTLPLSVLQLQRNFFSGLLQPTSDVTIPVVDLSYNRFWGPLSPLLAGIGQLYLNNNRFTGDVPSRLVQELVGTGGLQLLYLQHNFLTGIEISPSSSLPSGVSLCLMYNCMVPPVYAPCPIKAGTQNTRPADQCPEWRG